The Nicotiana tabacum cultivar K326 chromosome 5, ASM71507v2, whole genome shotgun sequence sequence TATAAGACACATTTATTGAATGCAATTTATGCTTGTTAATAGGTACGCCTTAATTTTCTCCATTCTCGATTCTCGTTTGGATCCGTGTTGGTTATGTACAATTTTTTTTTAGCTCTTTATTTATAATTCTCTAAAGAAAATGAACTTAAACCGTTGGATTATTTCATTCAATCGGGACCGTCCATTTGTCACAAACAAAAAGGAGCGCGAATGCTACATTTTGGACAAGATTTAGTATGTAAAAAGGTTGTCCGTAAAGGAGACGTGCGTAAAAGAAATTTGGCTACAAGCCTAGAGGTTTAACTATAAGAATTAAAAGATCACTTGGTACCCCATATCCGAGTTTTTGGCCAATATTGTTccttatctttgagggtaggtctattttggtctatcaaatataattctgaacatatttagtcccttaagtatgctaaaaTGTAGCATCTTTAATTTCACTGACAGAATCTGTCCTAAATCAATTACGGGATTGGTTTCGACACTCACTGTCTTTTTAATTTACTTATCGAAAATATTTTATGAACCAAAACCCACTAATAGTACAGTGATGataaatttaagattttaatgttgaaacttttacttttaaaaactcggttgatttttccaaaaagaaaaattaaaatttgaaaaaaatagagcTGCCAAGATCACTTCTAGGCATATATTGAAGCAAACAAATAACCAGATTGTATTATCACGTTTAGCCTGCActagaaactatttacatctggtagccgaaaaagtatataaaatttgtataatttttgtatattaacataaaagtgtgtgtatatatatatacaaaataatatacaaattttatatattttttcagctattatttttacagcagctatacaatgtcattttctcattgaaaactggCACAGAAGGTGAaagtcaaaattttagaagacattatctaaaaatgagaaattaaagtgataatttgcgttatccaATAGAAGTAAAGGAACCGTGTTGCTTCAGAGCAGAAGATTCGATTTATGAATCAGAGTTGGTTAGCACCGTTAGTTTTTGAACACATTTTGTCAGTGAGACTAAAGGTGCTCCATTTTAGCATATTTAAAGGACTAAATATGCTCAAAgttatatttgagggaccaaaatagacctaccctcaaagataagggaTAATATTGGTCAAAAACTCCCCATATCCTGTCGTTGACTAATAACTTAATATTCGTGGTAGGGCAAAGGCAAACTACCAAGGATTAATTTAAGATTAAGATAACCATTTACAGCTCATATATTCTAGCAATTGATACTTCaccttttattaaaaaattagaaTCAGAAAAAATATACATTGTACTACAATTTGATACTCCATAGATGGGACTTGGGAATTATATAAAAAGCACAAACATGATATATCACTTATATATATAAAAGCAAATTATACCTAATAGTTGTTAGTTGTATAATTGTGTGCAACAACTTTAAGGCAAAAGTAGCCAGAGATCAATTAACTAAAGTTAGTCATGGAAAGAAAGATCGAGATAGTTTCTGTTGAGCTCATTAAACCTCTTTCTCCTACTCCTAATCATCTTAGATGCTTCGAATTCTCTATTTTGGATCAACACGTATTAACCATACCTGTTCCCTTAGCTCTATTTTATCCTTCTCCTCATTCAGATGGTGGTGAGTTATACTCCTATGAGCAAGCAAGATCAGTCCATTCATCAAGATTACTTCTTTTGAAGAAATCTTTGTCTCAAACTCTTGCTCGCTTTTACCCTTTTGCTGGTCGAATTAAGTACAACTTAGTTGAATGCAACGACGACGGGGTGCCTTTGTACGAGGCTTTTGCTCATAACTATCAGTTGGAAGATGTTCTTAGAAAGCCTGCAGATGTCAATAAAAAGTTCCTCCCTAGTACTGTTGAAGATGGATCATTACTGCTTGATTCAGCCTTATATCCCCTGCTTGTTCAAGTCACTTTTTTTGAGTGTGGAGGTATGGCTATTGGTATATGTGCTTCTCATAAAGTTGCTGATCGTGCCACGTTGTGCACCCTCATCAGCGCCTGGTCAACAATTGCTCGAGGTAGCCCCGATAATCTGGTGCCAGAATTTGTTGCAGCTGCTAAATTCTTGCCACCACCTATTCCCCATGTTCCACCCAAGCCTATTATGCCTGAAGTAATAATCAAAGTCTTTTTTGATAAGCAGCGTGTCACTAAATTTTTTGCCTTTGATGCTTCTACTATAGCATCACTCAAGGCTAAGGCTGTCAGCGATTCAGTACAAGCACCTACTCGCGTTGAAGTAGTATCAGCTTTGATCTGGAAATGTGCTATGGTTGCTTCAGGGAATGAGATCAGAAGGTTATCTCAATTGGTGCACAATGTAAATATACGAAAGAGGTTAGTCCCTCCATTACCAAACCATAGTGTAGGAAATGTTGTTGCAATTAGCACATCGTGTAAAGGTGAGAATGATGGCTCTGATTTGCTCACTTTGGTCACTTGTATAAGGAAAGCATTATCAGAAATGACTTCAGAATTTGCGGATAAACAGAATCAAGAAGAGGCAATTTTGACCATATCCTATGCCAACGCAGAGTTTGTTGCAGCACGTTTTGGAGGCGagatagagataatacatatgaGTAGCTTGTGTGGCTACCAATTTTATGACGTTGATTTTGGCTGGGGAAGACCTTCATGGGTAAATCCAATTAAAGAGATCGGAATAAATGTTGTTATATTGATGGATTCAAGAGATAGCAGTGGAGTAGACACATGGATAtgtgataataggtgaatttaattttattcagaccctaaATAACCGCCTTCTTGCATAGTTttaataataaaagtgataacaaaatgctcttattagtgcttttcatgatttgcaggttatatatgactaAGGAAGGCTAGAGAGCACTTTTGgagtgaaaaaaatgaagaaagagaggcCAACCATGAAATATCCCAAGTGAACCACGCAAAATAGGCTGAAGAATCAGAAAACTGAGTCtaccgcggttccaccgcgaccgcggtgaagGATGTTCGCGGATAGAAGGAAGATCAGAGGCCATGTTtggccgcggttctaccgcggcAGGAGGCGGGaatttcagggactaaagtgcaaaacacgggatttttagcccaaaaccctattttaaacactagacttcgcccaagagagacatgtattgttttggagagtatttttggcaagaagaacaagtgtgagagatcacccaaaacatcttggtttcttcttctctttatttttcttgcaagttttatgatgaatattgttttagtttatttacccatagttatgagtagctaaatcctttgtctaaggttttgatggaacctatttggggatgaacttcttgtttatgttaatacaaattgctagtctcaatctttatttgttcaactttgtgtatgttgtagttaatttacaggatcctcaattagctgtgcctatttagtgtgcataacttgGGAGAgaatgcatatttaggttattgttgagcaacaccactcccaaagtataagagggatctataactgcgggtttaaaggcgggattagggataacgaagccttgggtacaatcttaagtgaactgtgttaattaaagctagctagtgtatctcaggagagtgcaatagtatattactgtgattactcgggagagatttacggtaataaaagtgttcatgattgatagaggtgtgttggtaaatttgtatgaagcataaacagaagggattccatcaataggggaaatctttACCTTAGCTTTTTCTCatcattgtttacaaccttagcatttTAGTTTACAGCTGTTtaatttacttgcaattttagttACTATAGAAACCATCAACTTGTGATTCAAATATTTGGGAAGCTGGTTCTGaagagtttagtgggtctaaagatagtgattgataggttaactctctgtggattcgaccctgGGCGTAATACTCGGGTTATctttgcaacgtccgcattgtcctttttataaggcatagttgggcgtgatcaaattttggtgccgttgccggggaagttaacggaattatcaattaccattgctagaaatacaaaaaaaaaaaaaaaattcttcgcGTAGGCAGTTTCTCTACACCCaatttttgattgaaatttttgacggttgttgacttggttgcacaggtgtatgcctagaaactcTATGAGGACTGGAGAACTACTTGAAGGACTCGTAGACCCTGAGAAAATATTCAGGGCATTTAACCGTGCCAACAGAAGACTTCAACCACCTCAACAAACAGACAAATTCAAAACTGACATGGGAGACGCAATCGACCCTAACGGAAACGACAGGCATGAGCAAGTCAACTTGAATGTCAAAAACGCAGCACCTCTGGTGCTCGAGGGTGCACTGTATGACTGGGCACAGTCCACAGCTGACAATTTAGATACTGCCATAGTTGTGTCTGCAATACAAGCTGAGTCGTTTCAGATCACAAATAATatgctgcacttgttgcaaaacaagggactcTTTTCTGGGACACAACTTGAAGATCCTCAGAAACACTTGAAGAACTTCCTGTCGATCTGCAAGACCCAAAGGCAGCCCAATGTCACTCCAGAGGCTATCAGGTTATTATTGTTCTCATTCTCGGTGACAGGAGCTGCACAGGTttggctaaactcactccccataaatTCTATAGCAACGTGGGATGAGTTAGTCAAGCAGTTTCATAACAAGTTTCATCCACCCAACAAAACTGCCCAACAAATTGATGAGATCGTGAGCTTCAAGCAGaaaccaatggagacactgcatgaaaCATGGAGCAGGTTCAAAGGAATGTTGGTTATGTGTCCACATCATGGTATTCCAGAACAGATGTTGGGACAACGATTTTATATGGGACTGTCGGATGGGTTGAAGAATATTGTGGATGCTTCAGCTGGTGGGGCATTCTTGAGCAAGACATGGAGAGAAGGTCAGAGTTTACTTGATAAAATGGcacagaattcgggatggacatcCAGGAATGCACCCATAACTCCAGTGGTACACTCAGTGCCCCTTGATCCTTCAAACActatggctgaaaatatggcGACCCTCCTGACACAAATGAGCatcctcaccaaaaaggtggaggaatcaggacagaagcagcaggtacacatagtagacactaccaatgggggcttgtgcacatcttgcattagtcaacCAGTTGGTAATCCTTGGAATACAGAGCTTGATCATCATCATCAGCACCCTGAAGATATGAACTATGTAGCTAACTATGGGGGTCAGAGACAGGGAAATCAGAACTGGGGTCAGCAGACTCAACAACAGTACAGACCACCTCCGCCACAATATAACGCCggaaacatgggaggtatgagaccctCCAACAACATGGCTCCGTATCCTAGATCCCAGGGGTACAATAATCAGCAGCAGGGGTACCACCCGCCTCAGCAGCAGCATGGTGGAAGACAGGAcgatgggtttgctagactggaagcaatgatgcagcaggttattgggtccACTGCGAAGATAAATGagagagtagatgcacatgacgCAGCTATCAAAAATATTGAAGTGCAGGTGGGCCAAATTTCAATATATCTGAATAATCGTCCTCAAGGAACGCTACTTGCAGATACCCAAATCAATCCTAAAGATCAGGGCCCGAAGTAGCTGATGGCGGTGAGTCTCCGTAATGACAGGGATCTCGATGAAGAGCAGGAGAGAGTTCGTGACAATATACAGGCTGAGACACTTATTCAAGTACCCATTGAGCTGGATGAATCCATAAGGCTGACAGATGTGACAGTCCAGCCTGCTCAGGAAGAAAAGAATACTCAGTAGGAGACCGAGAAAGTTGCTGAAGCAgttgaagagccagtagtagagATAGTAGCTGAGAAAGAAAAGTTCCAAGTGATTGGGAAGAAAAGACCTCTTGCACCATTTCCACAGAGGTTGGCTAAACACCAAAAGGAGGAGCAATACAAAAAGTTCTTTGAGATGCTCAAGCAAATtcaggtaaatattccattgatcgaagctttaaaggagatgcctggatatgcaaaaatgatgaaagacTTAATGTCCCGGAAATTTGACTTCCAAGACTTGGCTACGGTGACACTTACTCAGACGTGCAGTGCAGTGGTAACTAGACCTGTTGCTGAAAAGCTCTCAGATCCCGGGAGTTTTACTATTCCATGTAGTATTGGAAACTTTGCTTTTGCGAAAGCACTCTGTGATTTAGGGGACATCattaatcttatgcccctggTCATTTACAAGAGGTTGGGCATTGGgagagctagacccacctctatgctgttgcagctggctgacaggaCTGTGAAGCGTCCATTTGGGATCCTTGATGATGTACTTATTCAGGTGGGGAAGTTCGTGTTCCCTGTTGACTTTGTGATACTGGATTGCAAAGTAGATGAAGAAATTCCTatcatcttaggaagaccattcttggccacagGGAGATCTCTTATTGATTGCAAGACCGGGGAGCTTAAGATGAGGCTCAATGACGAAGAGATTatattcaatgtgcagaaatctatgaggcgcCCAAGTGAGTTCGCaaattgctctcttattgatgccgTGGATGTAATCGTTCAGTCTAAGGATGAAGTGTTGACGATTGAGGATCCCCTCGCTGCATGTTTGACGAATTTGGAGGAAGTGAACGGTGAGGACTTGGCAGAATGGGTGTTGACATTGGAAGGTAGAGGGTTTTGGGAAAGAAATCTAGAGTTTGAGCCCCTACACTTAGAAAAGAGGGAgactcctccagctaagccatccaTTGAAGAACCACCGAAGCTGGAACTAAATCCATTGCCAGgccacctcaggtatgaatttctggGACCTAACTCCACCCtacctattattatctcatctggtttgttagatgtgcaggtccAACAACTTCTACAGGTATTGAAGGAGTGCAAaactgccattgggtggaccatggcagacatcaaGGGGATCA is a genomic window containing:
- the LOC107769729 gene encoding epi-neemfruitin B 7-O-acetyltransferse L7AT-like → MERKIEIVSVELIKPLSPTPNHLRCFEFSILDQHVLTIPVPLALFYPSPHSDGGELYSYEQARSVHSSRLLLLKKSLSQTLARFYPFAGRIKYNLVECNDDGVPLYEAFAHNYQLEDVLRKPADVNKKFLPSTVEDGSLLLDSALYPLLVQVTFFECGGMAIGICASHKVADRATLCTLISAWSTIARGSPDNLVPEFVAAAKFLPPPIPHVPPKPIMPEVIIKVFFDKQRVTKFFAFDASTIASLKAKAVSDSVQAPTRVEVVSALIWKCAMVASGNEIRRLSQLVHNVNIRKRLVPPLPNHSVGNVVAISTSCKGENDGSDLLTLVTCIRKALSEMTSEFADKQNQEEAILTISYANAEFVAARFGGEIEIIHMSSLCGYQFYDVDFGWGRPSWVNPIKEIGINVVILMDSRDSSGVDTWICDNRLYMTKEG
- the LOC142181066 gene encoding uncharacterized protein LOC142181066, whose amino-acid sequence is MAVSLRNDRDLDEEQERVRDNIQAETLIQVPIELDESIRLTDETEKVAEAVEEPVVEIVAEKEKFQVIGKKRPLAPFPQRLAKHQKEEQYKKFFEMLKQIQTCSAVVTRPVAEKLSDPGSFTIPCSIGNFAFAKALCDLGDIINLMPLVIYKRLGIGRARPTSMLLQLADRTVKRPFGILDDVLIQVGKFVFPVDFVILDCKVDEEIPIILGRPFLATGRSLIDCKTGELKMRLNDEEIIFNVQKSMRRPSEFANCSLIDAVDVIVQSKDEVLTIEDPLAACLTNLEEVNGEDLAEWVLTLEGRGFWERNLEFEPLHLEKRETPPAKPSIEEPPKLELNPLPGHLRVSFEELKQRLVTTPIIVAPNWEQPFELMCDASDYAVGAVLGQYLIEKKDSKPCLIRWVLLLQEFDLEIRDRKGTENQVADHLSRLEGSENAIEVEEILETFPDEQLLATTHQEAPWNISRRQEMPMNPVQEIEVFDVWGIHFMGPFVSSYGNKYILVAVDYVSKWVEAVALPTNDAKVVVGFLKKNIFTRFGTPRTIISNGGTHFCNRAFEKLLMKYDVRHKVTTPYHPQTSGQVEVSNREIKSVLTKTGNATRTNWARKLDDALWAYRTAFKTPIGAVEVATENDSRTFRVNGQRLKLYVGMSELKERSELHLTEPQRSSES